Proteins encoded within one genomic window of Streptomyces sp. NBC_00523:
- the ctaD gene encoding aa3-type cytochrome oxidase subunit I, which yields MTTTGTPGTAEDEESYSNELPVRSREPGNVVIRWATTTDHKTIGSLYLVTSFAFFLGGGLLALFMRAELARPGMQIMSNEQFNQAFTMHGTIMLLMFATPLFAGFTNWIMPLQIGAPDVAFPRLNMFAYWLYLFGSLIAVAGFLTPNGAADFGWFAYSPLTDVVRSPGIGGDLWIMGLAFSGFGTILGSVNFVTTIICMRAPGMTMFRMPIFVWNVLLTAVLVLLAFPVLAGALLALEADRKFGAHVFDAANGGALLWQHLFWFFGHPEVYIIALPFFGIVSEIIPVFSRKPIFGYIGLVAATTAIAGLSITVWAHHMYVTGGVLLPFFSFMTFLIAVPTGVKFFNWIGTMWKGSLSFETPMLWSVGFLVTFLFGGLTGVILASPPLDFHVSDSYFVVAHFHYVVFGTVVFAMFAGFHFWWPKFTGKMLDERLGKMTFWTLFVGFHGTFLVQHWLGAEGMPRRYADYLAADGFTALNTISTISSFLLGLSMLPFMYNVWKTAKYGKQITVDDPWGFGRSLEWATSCPPPRHNFVTLPRIRSESPAFDLHHPAVRELEEAATRPQTSVTVAPGDKHE from the coding sequence GTGACGACGACGGGCACACCAGGTACGGCCGAGGACGAGGAGTCGTACTCCAACGAGCTGCCGGTGCGCAGCCGGGAACCCGGCAACGTCGTCATCAGGTGGGCGACCACCACCGATCACAAGACGATCGGCTCCCTCTACCTGGTCACCTCGTTCGCGTTCTTCCTCGGCGGCGGGCTGCTCGCCCTGTTCATGCGCGCCGAGCTGGCCCGGCCGGGCATGCAGATCATGTCGAACGAGCAGTTCAACCAGGCGTTCACGATGCACGGCACGATCATGCTGCTGATGTTCGCGACGCCCCTGTTCGCCGGATTCACGAACTGGATCATGCCGCTGCAGATCGGCGCGCCCGACGTGGCGTTCCCGCGGTTGAACATGTTCGCGTACTGGCTCTACCTCTTCGGCTCGCTCATCGCGGTGGCCGGCTTCCTCACCCCGAACGGCGCTGCGGACTTCGGCTGGTTCGCCTACTCCCCGCTGACCGACGTGGTCCGCTCGCCCGGGATCGGCGGTGACCTGTGGATCATGGGCCTGGCCTTCTCCGGCTTCGGCACGATCCTCGGTTCGGTCAACTTCGTCACCACGATCATCTGCATGCGCGCGCCCGGCATGACGATGTTCCGCATGCCGATCTTCGTGTGGAACGTCCTGCTGACCGCCGTGCTGGTGCTGCTGGCGTTCCCGGTGCTCGCCGGGGCACTGCTGGCGCTGGAGGCGGACCGCAAGTTCGGCGCCCACGTCTTCGACGCGGCCAACGGCGGCGCGCTGCTCTGGCAGCACCTCTTCTGGTTCTTCGGTCATCCGGAGGTGTACATCATCGCCCTGCCGTTCTTCGGCATCGTCTCCGAGATCATCCCGGTCTTCAGCCGCAAGCCGATCTTCGGCTACATCGGCCTGGTGGCCGCGACGACCGCCATCGCCGGGCTCTCGATCACGGTGTGGGCGCACCACATGTACGTCACCGGCGGGGTGCTGCTGCCGTTCTTCTCGTTCATGACGTTCCTCATCGCGGTGCCCACCGGGGTGAAGTTCTTCAACTGGATCGGCACCATGTGGAAGGGCTCGCTCTCCTTCGAGACCCCGATGCTCTGGTCGGTCGGCTTCCTCGTCACGTTCCTCTTCGGCGGACTGACCGGGGTGATCCTGGCTTCCCCGCCACTCGACTTCCACGTCTCCGACTCGTACTTCGTGGTCGCGCACTTCCACTACGTCGTCTTCGGCACCGTGGTCTTCGCGATGTTCGCCGGCTTCCACTTCTGGTGGCCGAAGTTCACCGGCAAGATGCTGGACGAGCGGCTCGGCAAGATGACCTTCTGGACGCTGTTCGTCGGCTTCCACGGCACGTTCCTGGTGCAGCACTGGCTCGGTGCCGAGGGCATGCCCCGCCGGTACGCGGACTACCTCGCCGCGGACGGCTTCACCGCGCTGAACACCATCTCGACCATCTCCTCGTTCCTGCTCGGCCTGTCGATGCTGCCGTTCATGTACAACGTCTGGAAGACCGCCAAGTACGGCAAGCAGATCACCGTCGACGACCCGTGGGGCTTCGGCCGTTCGCTGGAGTGGGCGACGTCCTGCCCGCCGCCCCGGCACAACTTCGTCACCCTGCCCCGTATCCGCTCCGAATCCCCGGCCTTCGACCTCCACCACCCCGCCGTGCGCGAACTGGAGGAGGCCGCCACCCGGCCGCAGACGTCCGTGACGGTGGCGCCGGGGGACAAG
- a CDS encoding NADP-dependent isocitrate dehydrogenase, translating to MTDSTIIYTHTDEAPALATYSFLPVIEAYASKAGVTVESRDISLAGRIIAGFPERLREDQRIDDALAELGELATTPGANIIKLPNISASIPQLKAAIAELQAQGYALPDYPDDPKTDEDKDVRARYDKVKGSAVNPVLREGNSDRRAPASVKNYAKTHPHRMGAWTADSKTNVATMGVDDFRSTEKSAVIAEPGALRIELAGDDGTTTVLRESVPVLAGEVVDASVMRVAALREFITAQIARAKAEGVLFSVHLKATMMKVSDPIIFGHVVRAFFPKTFAEYGDVLAAAGLTPNDGLGGILKGLEALPEGAKIKESFEAELAEGPALAMVDSDKGITNLHVPSDVIVDASMPAMIRTSGHMWGPDGNEADTIAVLPDSSYAGVYQVVIDDCRAHGAFDPATMGSVPNVGLMAQKAEEYGSHDKTFEIPATGTVRVVDAAGNAVLEQAVGAGDIFRMCQTKDLPIQDWVKLAVTRARATGNPAVFWLDEDRAHDAQLIEKVRTYLAEHDTEGLQIEIMTPEKATAFSLERIRRGEDTISVTGNVLRDYLTDLFPILELGTSAKMLSVVPLMNGGGLFETGAGGSAPKHVQQLVKEDYLRWDSLGEFLALAVSFEHLAQTTGNARAQVLADTLDRATATFLNEDKSPSRRLGGIDNRGSHFYLSLYWAQELAQQTADAELAAAFAPLAKTLSEQEQTIVDELIAVQGKPADIGGYYQPDPAKAAAVMRPSATFNQAIASLA from the coding sequence GTGACTGACTCGACCATCATCTATACACACACCGACGAGGCCCCGGCCCTGGCGACGTATTCGTTCCTGCCCGTGATCGAGGCGTACGCCTCCAAGGCCGGGGTCACCGTCGAGAGCCGGGACATCTCCCTGGCGGGCCGGATCATCGCCGGTTTCCCGGAGCGCCTCCGCGAGGACCAGCGCATCGACGACGCTCTCGCCGAGCTCGGCGAGCTGGCCACCACTCCGGGTGCCAACATCATCAAGCTGCCGAACATCTCGGCCTCGATCCCGCAGCTGAAGGCCGCGATCGCCGAGCTCCAGGCCCAGGGCTACGCCCTCCCGGACTACCCGGACGACCCGAAGACCGACGAGGACAAGGACGTCCGCGCCCGTTACGACAAGGTCAAGGGCAGCGCCGTCAACCCGGTCCTGCGCGAGGGCAACTCCGACCGCCGCGCCCCCGCGTCGGTCAAGAACTACGCCAAGACCCACCCGCACCGCATGGGCGCCTGGACCGCCGACTCGAAGACCAACGTCGCCACCATGGGCGTCGACGACTTCCGGTCCACCGAGAAGTCCGCGGTCATCGCAGAGCCCGGCGCCCTGCGCATCGAGCTCGCCGGGGACGACGGCACCACCACCGTCCTGCGCGAGTCCGTACCGGTCCTCGCGGGCGAGGTCGTGGACGCGTCCGTCATGCGCGTCGCCGCCCTGCGCGAGTTCATCACCGCCCAGATCGCCCGCGCCAAGGCCGAGGGCGTCCTCTTCTCCGTGCACCTCAAGGCCACGATGATGAAGGTCTCCGACCCGATCATCTTCGGCCACGTGGTGCGCGCCTTCTTCCCGAAGACCTTCGCCGAGTACGGTGACGTGCTCGCCGCGGCCGGCCTGACCCCGAACGACGGTCTGGGCGGCATCCTCAAGGGCCTGGAGGCCCTGCCCGAGGGCGCGAAGATCAAGGAGTCCTTCGAGGCCGAGCTCGCCGAGGGCCCCGCCCTCGCCATGGTCGACTCCGACAAGGGCATCACGAACCTGCACGTCCCCAGCGACGTCATCGTGGACGCCTCCATGCCGGCCATGATCCGCACCTCCGGCCACATGTGGGGCCCGGACGGCAACGAGGCCGACACCATCGCCGTCCTGCCGGACAGCAGCTACGCCGGTGTCTACCAGGTCGTCATCGACGACTGCCGCGCCCACGGCGCCTTCGACCCGGCCACGATGGGCTCCGTGCCCAACGTCGGCCTCATGGCGCAGAAGGCCGAGGAGTACGGCAGCCACGACAAGACCTTCGAGATCCCCGCCACCGGCACCGTCCGCGTCGTGGACGCCGCCGGCAACGCCGTGCTGGAGCAGGCCGTCGGCGCCGGCGACATCTTCCGCATGTGCCAGACCAAGGACCTGCCGATCCAGGACTGGGTCAAGCTCGCCGTCACCCGCGCCCGCGCGACCGGCAACCCGGCCGTCTTCTGGCTCGACGAGGACCGCGCGCACGACGCGCAGCTCATCGAGAAGGTCCGGACGTACCTCGCCGAGCACGACACCGAGGGTCTGCAGATCGAGATCATGACCCCCGAGAAGGCCACCGCCTTCTCCCTGGAGCGCATCCGCCGCGGCGAGGACACCATCTCCGTCACCGGCAACGTGCTCCGCGACTACCTGACGGACCTCTTCCCGATCCTGGAGCTCGGCACCAGCGCGAAGATGCTCTCCGTCGTCCCGCTGATGAACGGCGGCGGCCTCTTCGAGACGGGCGCAGGCGGTTCCGCGCCGAAGCACGTGCAGCAGCTCGTCAAGGAGGACTACCTGCGCTGGGACAGCCTGGGCGAGTTCCTGGCCCTCGCCGTCAGCTTCGAGCACCTCGCGCAGACCACGGGCAACGCCCGCGCCCAGGTCCTCGCCGACACGCTGGACCGGGCCACGGCCACGTTCCTCAACGAGGACAAGTCGCCCTCCCGCCGCCTCGGTGGCATCGACAACCGCGGCAGCCACTTCTACCTGTCCCTGTACTGGGCCCAGGAGCTGGCGCAGCAGACCGCCGACGCCGAGCTCGCCGCCGCGTTCGCCCCGCTCGCCAAGACGCTGTCCGAGCAGGAGCAGACGATCGTGGACGAGCTGATCGCGGTCCAGGGCAAGCCGGCCGACATCGGCGGCTACTACCAGCCCGACCCGGCCAAGGCCGCGGCCGTCATGCGTCCGTCCGCGACGTTCAACCAGGCGATCGCGAGCCTCGCCTGA
- a CDS encoding glutathione S-transferase family protein encodes MNDSAGTDGNSSYGHKPFKRSRSHFADRITADGRDGWPVEAGRYRLVASRACPWASRALVSRRLLGLEDALSLGITDPLQDDRSWRFTLDPDGRDPVLGIRYLSEAYDARERDYPGGVSVPAIVDVPSGRLVTNDYQRITLDLATEWTALHRPGAPDLYPEPLRAEIDEVMEGIYRDVNNGVYRAGFADGQDTYEEAYEALFRRLDQTSERLADRRYLVGDTITEADIRFFTTLVRFDPVYHGHFKCNRRKLSEDSVLWAYARDLYQTPGFGDTVDFHHIKQHYYRVHTGINPTGIVPAGPDLSGWLTPHHREQLGGRPFGDGTPPGPVPPGEEIPPEGRP; translated from the coding sequence ATGAACGACTCCGCCGGCACCGACGGCAACAGCTCGTACGGACACAAGCCCTTCAAGCGCTCCCGCAGCCACTTCGCGGACCGCATCACCGCCGACGGCCGCGACGGCTGGCCCGTCGAGGCCGGCCGCTACCGGCTCGTCGCCAGCCGGGCCTGCCCCTGGGCCAGCCGCGCCCTGGTCTCCCGCAGGCTCCTCGGCCTGGAGGACGCGCTCTCGCTCGGTATCACCGACCCGCTCCAGGACGACCGCAGCTGGCGTTTCACCCTCGACCCGGACGGCCGGGACCCGGTGCTCGGCATCCGCTACCTCAGCGAGGCCTACGACGCCCGCGAGCGCGACTACCCGGGCGGAGTCAGCGTCCCGGCGATCGTGGACGTCCCCAGCGGCCGGCTGGTCACCAACGACTACCAGCGGATCACCCTGGACCTCGCCACCGAGTGGACCGCCCTGCACCGGCCCGGCGCGCCCGACCTCTACCCCGAGCCGCTGCGCGCGGAGATCGACGAGGTCATGGAGGGCATCTACCGGGACGTCAACAACGGGGTGTACCGCGCCGGTTTCGCGGACGGCCAGGACACCTACGAGGAGGCGTACGAGGCACTGTTCCGCCGCCTCGACCAGACGTCGGAACGGCTCGCGGACCGGCGCTACCTCGTCGGTGACACGATCACCGAGGCCGACATCCGGTTCTTCACCACCCTGGTCCGCTTCGACCCCGTCTACCACGGCCACTTCAAGTGCAACCGCCGGAAACTCTCCGAGGATTCGGTGCTGTGGGCGTACGCCAGGGACCTCTACCAGACCCCCGGGTTCGGGGACACGGTCGACTTCCACCACATCAAGCAGCACTACTACCGGGTGCACACCGGCATCAATCCCACCGGCATCGTGCCCGCGGGCCCCGACCTCTCCGGCTGGCTGACCCCGCACCACCGCGAACAGCTCGGCGGCCGCCCCTTCGGCGACGGCACCCCGCCCGGACCCGTGCCGCCCGGTGAGGAGATCCCGCCGGAGGGCCGCCCGTAG
- a CDS encoding MFS transporter: protein MADSAGDRGSDGHDTPDPRRWQALAVCLVAGFMTLLDVSIVNVALPSIKEGLHTPESDLQWVLSGYALAFGLFLIPAGRLGDARGRRAVFMAGLTLFTLSSAACGAAQSSMWLVIARLVQGLAGGMVSPQISALIQQMFQGRERGRAFGMFGTVVGISTAVGPLLGGLLIQAAGAEEGWRWVFYVNLPLGLVCLLLARRLLPDTPSAGPVRLRDLDPLGVLLLGTGVLALLLPFVQSRQWPGDEKWLLLILAVALLAAFVGWESRCGRRGTQPVVDLRLFKVRSYWLGCLLILLYFAGFTSIFFITTLYLQSGLHYTALQAGLAITPFALGSAVAASPGGRLVGRFGRPLVVVGLAAVAIGLGATALAVHLVPGRGAGWAMAAPLLFAGLGSGLVIAPNQTLTLSEVPVATAGSAGGTLQTGQRVGSAIGIAAVGAVFFAQVGGDGWSDAYDHGLIVSVAFVVGALLVAVADVGGGRRGRRRTQHSPPAAAS from the coding sequence ATGGCAGACAGCGCGGGGGACCGGGGTTCCGACGGGCACGACACGCCCGATCCGCGACGGTGGCAGGCGCTCGCCGTCTGCCTGGTCGCCGGGTTCATGACCCTCCTGGACGTCTCGATCGTCAACGTCGCGCTCCCCTCCATCAAGGAAGGGCTGCACACCCCGGAGTCCGACCTGCAATGGGTCCTGTCCGGGTACGCCCTGGCCTTCGGCCTGTTCCTCATCCCGGCCGGGCGGCTCGGCGACGCACGCGGCCGGCGCGCCGTGTTCATGGCGGGGCTCACGCTCTTCACGCTGTCCTCCGCGGCCTGCGGCGCCGCCCAGTCCAGCATGTGGCTGGTGATCGCCCGGCTGGTCCAGGGGCTGGCCGGCGGCATGGTCTCGCCGCAGATCTCCGCCCTCATCCAGCAGATGTTCCAGGGCCGGGAACGCGGTCGCGCCTTCGGCATGTTCGGCACGGTGGTCGGCATCTCCACCGCCGTGGGCCCGCTGCTCGGCGGCCTGCTGATCCAGGCGGCCGGAGCGGAGGAGGGCTGGCGCTGGGTGTTCTACGTCAACCTGCCGCTGGGACTCGTCTGCCTCCTGCTGGCCCGCCGCCTGCTGCCCGACACCCCGTCCGCCGGTCCGGTCCGGCTGCGCGACCTCGATCCGCTCGGCGTGCTGCTGCTCGGCACGGGCGTCCTGGCCCTGCTGCTGCCCTTCGTCCAGTCCCGCCAGTGGCCCGGTGACGAGAAGTGGCTGCTGCTGATCCTGGCCGTGGCGCTGCTCGCCGCGTTCGTCGGCTGGGAGTCCCGGTGCGGCCGGCGCGGCACCCAGCCGGTCGTGGACCTCCGGCTCTTCAAGGTGCGCTCGTACTGGCTGGGCTGTCTGCTCATCCTGCTCTACTTCGCCGGGTTCACCTCGATCTTCTTCATCACCACCCTCTATCTCCAGAGCGGTCTGCACTACACCGCCCTCCAGGCCGGTCTGGCCATCACCCCCTTCGCCCTGGGCTCCGCCGTCGCCGCCAGCCCCGGCGGCCGGCTCGTCGGCCGCTTCGGCCGCCCCCTCGTCGTCGTCGGCCTGGCCGCCGTGGCCATCGGGCTCGGGGCCACCGCGCTCGCCGTCCACCTGGTGCCGGGCCGGGGCGCCGGCTGGGCGATGGCAGCCCCGCTGCTCTTCGCGGGGCTCGGCAGCGGCCTGGTCATCGCGCCCAACCAGACCCTGACCCTGTCCGAGGTGCCGGTGGCCACCGCGGGCAGCGCCGGGGGCACCCTCCAGACCGGGCAGCGCGTCGGCTCCGCCATCGGGATCGCCGCCGTCGGAGCGGTGTTCTTCGCCCAGGTCGGCGGCGACGGCTGGTCCGACGCGTACGACCACGGGCTCATCGTCTCCGTCGCGTTCGTCGTCGGCGCCCTGCTCGTCGCGGTCGCCGACGTGGGCGGCGGCCGGCGGGGCAGACGCCGTACACAGCACTCCCCACCCGCAGCCGCCTCCTGA
- a CDS encoding TOBE domain-containing protein, whose amino-acid sequence MQSYTIGQAARLLGVSPDTARRWADAGRVATHRDEGGRRLIDGRDLAAFSVEVAQNGAGDEEVSYTSARNAFAGIVTAVKLGDVAAQVEIQAGPHRLVSLLTREAVEELGLEVGVQATARVKSTSVHIDRA is encoded by the coding sequence ATGCAGTCGTACACGATCGGGCAGGCGGCCCGGCTCCTGGGGGTCAGCCCCGACACCGCCCGGCGCTGGGCCGACGCCGGGCGCGTCGCGACCCACCGTGACGAGGGCGGCCGCCGCCTCATCGACGGCCGCGACCTGGCGGCGTTCTCCGTCGAGGTCGCGCAGAACGGGGCGGGCGACGAGGAGGTCTCGTACACCTCCGCGCGCAACGCGTTCGCGGGCATCGTCACCGCGGTGAAGCTGGGTGATGTGGCCGCGCAGGTCGAGATCCAGGCGGGACCGCACCGGCTGGTGTCCCTGCTGACCAGGGAGGCCGTGGAGGAACTGGGCCTGGAGGTCGGGGTGCAGGCCACCGCCCGGGTCAAGTCGACCAGCGTGCACATCGACCGGGCCTGA
- a CDS encoding DUF1697 domain-containing protein — protein sequence MLYIALLRGLNVPGRSVKMERLRGLFTELGLASVRSYIQSGNIFFESDETDRAALTARIGDHLAGALGYDVAVCLRTIPELEALIALDPFKDVTVTDDIRLCVVFTTERIPSDLDLPMLSPKKDMEIIGHTDYDAFVVWHLINGKAPAAKGFQEGVLGHDATTRFFHTVGKILAAARKD from the coding sequence TTGCTGTACATCGCGCTGCTCCGAGGGCTGAACGTGCCGGGCCGCTCCGTGAAGATGGAGCGGCTGCGCGGACTCTTCACGGAACTGGGCCTCGCCTCCGTACGCAGCTACATCCAGAGCGGCAACATCTTCTTCGAGTCCGACGAGACCGACCGGGCCGCCCTCACCGCCCGCATCGGCGACCACCTCGCCGGGGCCCTCGGCTACGACGTCGCGGTGTGCCTGCGTACGATCCCCGAGCTGGAGGCGCTGATCGCGCTCGACCCGTTCAAGGACGTCACGGTCACCGACGACATCCGCCTCTGCGTCGTGTTCACGACCGAGCGCATCCCGTCGGATCTGGACCTGCCGATGCTCTCCCCGAAGAAGGACATGGAGATCATCGGCCACACGGACTACGACGCCTTCGTCGTCTGGCACCTGATCAACGGCAAGGCACCGGCCGCGAAGGGGTTCCAGGAAGGCGTCCTGGGCCATGACGCGACGACCCGCTTCTTCCACACCGTCGGGAAGATCCTGGCCGCCGCCCGGAAGGACTGA
- the dhaK gene encoding dihydroxyacetone kinase subunit DhaK, with protein MRMLINVPETVVADALRGIAASHPGLTVDVENRVVVRRDAPVAGKVALVSGGGSGHEPLHAGFVGPGMLSAACPGEVFTSPVPDQMVRAAAAVDSGEGVLFVVKNYTGDVLNFEMAAELAEEEGLRVEQVLVDDDVAVTDSLYTAGRRGTGATLFVEKIAGAAADEGAPLDRVAAIARRVNESSRSFGVALSSVTTPAKGSPTFDLPAGELELGIGIHGEPGRERRAMMTSGEIADFAVNAVLDDLRPSGPVLALVNGMGATPLLELYGFGGEVHRVLRERGVVVARTLVGNYVTSLDMAGCSVTLCQVDEELLRLWDAPVETPALRWGR; from the coding sequence TTGCGCATGCTGATCAACGTTCCCGAAACCGTGGTGGCCGACGCGTTGCGCGGGATCGCCGCTTCCCATCCCGGACTGACCGTGGATGTGGAGAACCGGGTCGTGGTACGCCGGGACGCGCCCGTGGCCGGGAAGGTGGCCCTGGTCTCCGGCGGCGGGTCCGGGCACGAGCCGCTGCACGCCGGGTTCGTCGGCCCGGGCATGCTGTCGGCGGCCTGTCCGGGCGAGGTGTTCACGTCGCCGGTGCCGGACCAGATGGTGCGGGCGGCGGCCGCCGTGGACAGCGGCGAGGGCGTGCTCTTCGTCGTCAAGAACTACACCGGGGACGTCCTCAACTTCGAGATGGCCGCCGAGCTCGCCGAGGAGGAGGGGCTGCGCGTCGAGCAGGTCCTCGTGGACGACGACGTCGCGGTGACCGACAGCCTGTACACCGCCGGGCGCCGGGGCACGGGCGCCACCCTGTTCGTGGAGAAGATCGCGGGCGCGGCGGCCGACGAGGGCGCCCCGCTGGACCGGGTGGCCGCGATCGCCCGCCGGGTCAACGAGTCCTCGCGCAGCTTCGGGGTGGCCCTCAGCTCCGTCACGACGCCCGCGAAGGGCTCCCCCACCTTCGACCTGCCCGCCGGTGAGCTCGAACTGGGCATCGGCATCCACGGCGAACCGGGCCGGGAGCGGCGGGCGATGATGACCTCCGGGGAGATCGCGGACTTCGCCGTGAACGCGGTCCTGGACGACCTGCGGCCCAGCGGCCCGGTGCTCGCCCTGGTCAACGGCATGGGCGCGACCCCGCTGCTGGAGCTGTACGGGTTCGGCGGCGAGGTGCACCGGGTGCTGCGGGAACGGGGCGTGGTGGTCGCTCGTACGCTCGTGGGCAACTACGTGACCTCGCTCGACATGGCGGGCTGCTCGGTGACGCTGTGCCAGGTGGACGAGGAGCTGCTGCGGCTGTGGGACGCGCCGGTGGAGACGCCGGCGCTGCGCTGGGGACGCTGA
- the dhaL gene encoding dihydroxyacetone kinase subunit DhaL — translation MLDAGFFHRWMTAAAVLVDREAAHLTELDSAIGDADHGSNLQRGFAAVSAALAKEPPQTPGAVLALAGRQLISTVGGASGPLYGTLLRRTGKALGDAAAVSPADLARALGEGVAAVSQLGGAQAGDKTMLDALLPAVEALGTSFAAGRDAAAAGAEATVPLRARKGRASYLGERSVGHQDPGATSAALLIAALADTAETDGGAA, via the coding sequence GTGCTCGACGCCGGTTTCTTCCATCGCTGGATGACCGCGGCCGCCGTTCTGGTCGACCGCGAGGCGGCTCACCTGACGGAGCTGGACTCCGCGATCGGGGACGCCGATCACGGCAGCAATCTCCAGCGCGGGTTCGCCGCGGTCTCGGCGGCGCTGGCGAAGGAGCCGCCGCAGACCCCGGGGGCCGTGCTGGCGCTGGCCGGACGGCAGCTGATCTCGACGGTCGGCGGCGCCTCGGGGCCGCTGTACGGGACGCTGCTGCGGCGTACGGGCAAGGCGCTGGGCGACGCGGCGGCCGTCTCCCCCGCCGATCTGGCGCGGGCGCTCGGCGAGGGCGTCGCGGCGGTGTCCCAGCTGGGCGGGGCGCAGGCCGGTGACAAGACGATGCTCGACGCGCTGCTGCCGGCCGTGGAGGCGCTGGGGACGTCGTTCGCGGCGGGCCGGGACGCGGCGGCCGCGGGCGCCGAGGCGACCGTACCGCTGCGGGCGCGCAAGGGCCGGGCGAGCTATCTGGGTGAGCGGAGCGTCGGGCACCAGGACCCGGGGGCGACGTCGGCGGCGCTGCTGATCGCCGCGCTGGCGGACACGGCGGAGACGGACGGGGGCGCGGCGTGA
- a CDS encoding PTS-dependent dihydroxyacetone kinase phosphotransferase subunit DhaM produces MSAQVGIVLVSHSGPVAESVAELARGLAAGGATAPVAATGGTGAGGLGTSTELIAEAVRAVDGGAGVAVLVDLGSAVLTVKAMLAEDELPPGTRLVDAPFVEGAVAAVVTASAGGDLDAVEAAASEAYDYRKA; encoded by the coding sequence GTGAGCGCGCAGGTGGGCATCGTGCTGGTCTCGCACAGCGGGCCGGTGGCCGAGTCGGTGGCGGAGCTGGCCCGGGGGCTGGCGGCGGGCGGGGCGACGGCTCCGGTGGCCGCGACGGGCGGCACCGGGGCGGGCGGGCTCGGGACAAGTACGGAGCTGATCGCGGAGGCCGTCCGGGCGGTGGACGGCGGGGCCGGGGTCGCCGTCCTGGTCGATCTGGGGAGCGCGGTCCTCACGGTCAAGGCGATGCTGGCGGAGGACGAACTCCCGCCCGGGACACGGCTGGTGGACGCCCCGTTCGTCGAGGGCGCGGTGGCCGCCGTGGTCACGGCGTCGGCGGGCGGCGACCTCGACGCGGTGGAGGCGGCGGCCTCGGAGGCGTACGACTACCGCAAGGCGTGA
- a CDS encoding NUDIX domain-containing protein, producing MTAERTTRRSAGLLLFRTGAGRGLEVFIGHMGGPFWAGREEAAWSVPKGEYGPDEEPEAAARREFEEEFGHPAPDGAWVALGEARQASGKTVTVWALEGDADPAAAVPGTFSMEWPRRSGTLREFPEMDRFAWCTPEEASERLVKGQRVFVDRLRERLAEGGA from the coding sequence ATGACGGCCGAGAGGACCACCCGCCGCAGCGCGGGGCTGCTGCTGTTCCGCACCGGGGCCGGGCGCGGCCTCGAAGTGTTCATCGGCCACATGGGCGGCCCGTTCTGGGCGGGGCGCGAGGAGGCCGCCTGGTCGGTGCCGAAGGGCGAGTACGGCCCCGATGAGGAGCCGGAGGCGGCGGCGCGCCGGGAGTTCGAGGAGGAGTTCGGGCATCCGGCGCCGGACGGTGCCTGGGTGGCGCTGGGCGAGGCGCGTCAGGCCAGTGGGAAGACGGTGACCGTGTGGGCGCTGGAGGGAGATGCCGACCCGGCGGCGGCGGTGCCCGGCACGTTCTCGATGGAGTGGCCCCGTAGGTCGGGGACGCTGCGGGAGTTCCCGGAGATGGACCGGTTCGCCTGGTGCACGCCCGAGGAGGCGTCGGAGCGGCTGGTGAAGGGGCAGCGGGTCTTCGTGGACCGGCTGCGCGAGCGGCTGGCGGAGGGCGGGGCCTGA